From the genome of Methylocystis echinoides:
CGCCGTTGATGGTTTCATTCTCGACTTCGTCGATCGATGGCCGATCATAGGCCGGAATGGACTTGCGCCCATGTTCGATCGCGACCTGCGGCAGCGCCCCATTCATGAAGGCGAGCAAAGTCTGCTTGATGATCAAGAAGACGTGACAATCCTTGGTGCGGGCCACCTTCACCTTGTAGGCGAGCGGCGTCATGATTCCATAAGAGACGAAGATGCCGGCGAATGTGCCGACCATGGCGGCGCCGATGAGGCCGCCGAGCAGTTCCGGAGACTGATCGAGCGCGCCCATCGCCTTGATGACGCCGAGCACCGCCGCGACAATGCCGAGCGCCGGCAGGCCGTCGCCGATTGCGGTCAGCGCATGATAGGGTTTCAGCTTGTCCTGCTTAATGGCGGAGATTTCCTCGTCGATCAGCGCCTCGATCTCGAAGGTCTTCACATTGCCGATGATGTAAAGCCGGCAATAGTCGCAAATGAACGTCGTGATCTCGGGATTTTTCAAGACATTTGGAAATGCTGTGAAAAGCGCAGATTCGTTGGGCGCGTCGATATGGCCCTCGACCTCGGTGCGGGACTTGCTGCGCAATTCGCGCATCAAGGCGTGAAGAAGGCCTAGAATGTCGAGGTAATCGCGCCGCTTCGGGGTCTTCTCGAGGATCGCCTGAACGATGGCCTTGCCCGTGTCCTTGATGACCTTGATCGGGTTCGCGACAATGAAGGTCCCGAGCGCGGAACCCATGATGATGACGAATTCCCAGGGCTGCCAAAGGACAATCAGATGGCCGCCGAGCGCTGCAAAGCCGCCAAGCATGCAGCCCATCGTTACGATGAGACCAATGACGAAGCTCATTTCATCAGGTTCTTTCTTGCCGTTCGACAAGCTCTGGATAAGTTATGGGACTTGCCCGAGCCTGTTTTTCGAGGAGCGCTACGGGCCGCAGAAGGCCATGGCCGCCTCTGTCCAGGCGCCAAAGCCGCTTGCGACCATGTTGCGAATGACGGCGCAGACATACGTGCGCTGGGCGGGCGCATTGCCGGGCCCGGCGTGGTAGCGCGCGACTGTCGCCGTCCAGCTGCCTTCCTTCTTGTGCAAGGATGCGAGGAATCGCGCCGCATAGTCGACATTCTTCCCCGGATCGAACATTTCTTCGACCGAGGCGAACTGTTTTCCGTGATAACGGTAGTTGATCTGCATGCAGCCAATGTCGACGAGGCTCTCGCCCTGTCGACGCGCCTGGTCGAATGTCGAAAGCGCGTCGGCGAGCGTCGCGTTGAAAGAGGGGCGCCCGTGGATGTTCATCGCGTAGGCGTGCAGCGCGCCGCGTTGGCCGGTCTCGGTAAGCGCGACGGCGTAGAGAACGGCGAGCGGCACGTCGGTCTCGCGGGACGCGCGGATCATTTCGGCTTCGCAGATCGTTTCCGCCGCCTGGGCCGGGTTACAAAATAACGCCAAGAGGCCCAGTCTGAGCAGGCGTCTCGTCGCGCCTCTGCCGCTGGCGGGCCGGCGACTGATGCTGCCGACGCTGATCGGATCTTTGGTCATTGTCGAATCCGCGCTGTGACGCAAAACGCGCCGTTTGATCGTCAACGCCCGCGCGATCCTGCCCGGACGCAGCAGCTGAGACAGGCGGACTCAGATTGACCTTGAAGGACTCGAGCGTCATGCCTGTCTCGCCGATCGCCGAGGTGAGATTGTCGCGCGCGTCCATGAGCAAAGTCGATGTCCTTGGGGATTCCGCGTCGAGCTGAATCTCGACTTTTGCATGCGTCACCCGCATCCTGACGGCGATCGTTCCAAGCGCCGCCGGCTCGACCTGGAACCTCAAAATCTTCACAACCTCCGCAGGCTTTTCGAACGTCGGCGCCGCGGTGTGGCCAGCGGCCGACGCGTCGGCGCCCGCGCTGTCGGCGCCGGGCGACGCGACCAGCGTTTGCGCGACAACGACAGGCAGGTGCGTGACGATCTCGCCGACGTTGATCTTCAAAAGCGGCGAGGGAGCAAGTTCCGACGACGGCGCCAGTTTGATGGATATGCCCTCGACCGGCGCGGCCGCGGCGCGGTCTTCTCGCGCGTCGCTCGATGAGACATTGGGCGTCTCGCGCCCTTCCCCGCCGTCCTGCCTCGGCTCAGAAAGCTCCCTTGGCGTCGCAATATCCCCGGCGTCTTGCAGGCGCCGCTGCTTATCCGGGATGGCGACGGCGGGACCCTGCACATGGTCGAGCGACGGCTCCCTCGCCGCGCCGGCGTCCGTCCCGGATGGAGACGCGCCGGACGCCGGCGGGGCTGGCGGGGACAGGAACGCCGCAGACCGGCTCGTTGGCTGCGCCACCGATTGTGGCGCAGGGGCCAACTGTTGCGCAGCGAGCGGCTGCGCCAGGGCGCGCGCCGGCGCCGGCGCGACGGCGGCCGCATCAGGCGCCTCCGCAGAGCCGGGCTGAGCGGCGGAAAGCTGCGCCGTCGCGGGTGGAGGGGGGGGCGGGGGCGTCTGAAGCGGAGGAAGCGGTGCGGCCGGCGCTAAGAATACGCCCTGCGGCCCCTCGGCGCGCGCCTCTTGCGCGGCGCGGCCATCTTCTTCTTCATGCGAAGGCGCGGACTCGATCGGCGCCGCCAGGGCTGCGTCCACCAAGGGGATTGCGGCGGCCGTTTCAGGCGACGCGTCGGCGGTCAGCAAGAAGCGCAGCGAGAAAGGCGATGCATTCGTCAGCGGCGCCGCCATCTCCTCCTCCGCGTCGGCTGGCGGCGCGTCGGTCTTGTCGCTCAGATTGTCGAGGAGGCGGCCAAAGTCGCCGCCCGCCGGGGCGTCCTGCGGATTGGCGCCGCTGTCCGGCGCGATGCGTCCGGCTTGCAGCAAGGACAGCATGGCGCTGCCCATGGCGTCGCTCAAAGGGTTCGTCATGGGCGCGCTGACCTTTTCAACAGCTCGTCGCTTTGGGCGAGGGCGCGACGCACGGTCTCAGCCATCTCATAGGGGGCTTCGTCGGCCCGCGGCTCCGGCTCGACTCTCGCGGAGAGCCGCGACACGACGCTCGACGCGAGCGCGACCAGCTCGGCGTCTTCCTTTTCGAGCCGCTTTTGCTCGAGCGCCCGCAGATCCTCGCCGCCCCGCTCCTCCGTCAGCGCGACAAGGATGCTGCGATAGGCGTCGATCCGCTTTTGGGCGGCCGGGGTCGTCGCCGAGACGGCGGCCTTGTCGATCGCCTTCCGCGCGGGATCGAATTTGCCGCTTTGCAGCGCCCCTCGCGCCAATGCGAGATAAAAGGATAGGCGCAAGGTCGTCGGCGCCTTGTCGACGAGCGGCTCGAAGGGTCCGGGGCGATCGACGATCGTCTTCTCTTCGACCGTCGCCCGGCGAAACGCCTCCCAGAAGTTCTGCGCATAGGGCGAGGCGGCGTATTTGGCGATATAGCGTCCGGCGAGCATCGCGAGCTTGCCGGTCTCGCGCACGGGGTCGAGGATGGCGATCTCGCGCCGCAGCGCCGCTTCCTCCACGAGCGAGCCCGGCATCAGCAGGCGCGCCAGATCGAACAGGGCGGTCGCCCGCGCATTGTCGACGCCGATCAGCGCGCCGCCCTGCACGAGCGCCAGATGGCCGCCGACGACAGGCGGAAGGTCGCGCGCATTCATTTCCATCAGCGCCTTGGGAATGCCGCCTTCGCGGCCATCCGCGTATTCGACGCTCGCGCCGAGCAAGCCGGCGAGCTCGCCGCCGACGAATTGCGCCTCGTGAATTTCACGCAATCTCGCCGCAGCGCCGCCGCACAGGAGATACACGATCGCGGCGCGCACATTGCGTTCGTCTCGCCAGCCCTCGGGCTCGACGGTCTCAATCGCCATGTCGATGAGGTCGAACTGTTTCGCCGCCCGATCCCGCGCCGCGCTATTGCCCACGGCCATGAGATTTTGCATGGCGTTGAGATCGCGCACCATCGATGCGAAATCCTCCGCTCGCGCAACGCCGCTCGCGTGCAACGCCGCGAGAAAGACGACGGCGCGTCCGACATGCGTCATCGCTCGGCTCCGCGCAGCAGAATCTCGATCCGACGGTTGACAGGCGACAGCGGATCCTTGGCGTTCTTTGGCCGCCGCTCCGCGAAGCCGATGATCCGCTCGACGCGCGCCGCCGGCAGGCCGCCGCGCACCAGCATGTAATTGACCACCGTCGCGCGATCGCTCGAGAGGCGCCAATTGTCGTAGTTCTTGCCCATGTAAGAGCGCGCGTCGGTGTGGCCCCTGAGCTCCACCGCGCCCTTTCTCGCGGCGAGAATTTTGCCGATCTCGCCGATGATTCGCACGAGCTGCGGCTTCGGCTTGATGGAGCCGACGTCGAACATCGAAAAATTCGCGTCGTCAGTGAGACTGATCAGCAGGCCTTCATCCGTCTGCTTGACCTCCACCTTCGGCGCGTGCGCCTCTTGCGCCGCGATCTTCTCGATATCTGTCTGAAGCGCGCTCGCCATCGCCGCAGCTTCGCCCGCGGCGGCCGGACTCTGCTTCGGATTGGGCTTTTCGTGCGAAAGCGGATCTTCGGCCGGCCCCGACTCTGCGGCCGGGCGCATCTCCTTTTTGAGAGAACGGTCGAACGGATCGCGCGGCGCTGAGGCCGGCCGCGCATTGGGCCGCGGCTCCTCCTGCGCGATCGCGTCGAGCGCCTGCAATGGGTCCCGCTGCAGCGCCGCCTCCGAATCCTTGGGCTCGCCGTTCCCCTGTTTTTGAGGCACGGGCGGATTGATCGCGCTCTTTCCCTCCGAGCCCGTCGCGGGATCGCGAAGACCCTTGTGCGCCTTGGTCACGTCGACGAGCTGGAGGGGATTGAAATACTGAACGATGACCGCCTTCGTTTCCTTGGACGTCGAGTTGATGAGCCACATGACCAGAAAAAAGGCCATCATTGCGGTCATAAAATCCGCGAAAGCGAGCTTCCACACGCCGCCGTGATGCTCCTCTTCGGCTTCCACCTTTTTCTTGACGATGATCGGGGGTCCGTTGTGACTCATGAACCATAGCTCCTGCTGTCGCACAGACGGCGCATCCACGCCTCGAGTCGCGTCTCGATCCTGGTCAGGCCGAAATCAACTGTCACGTCGACGCCGTCGCTTTCAGTGAGGATCGCCGCCGCCTGTTGCGCAGCGAATGTCTCGGCCATCTTCTCGATGAGATCCCTTGGACCCTCGAGCCGGATCGCGGGCGCGGAGTCGTCGGCGATGGCGCGACGAATCGAGTCCGTCAGCTCGTCGACCGTCGTTTGTTCGACTTCCCGCGCGACAAAGGGCGCCAGAATGCGGGCGACGTCGCCCCTCAGCGCGTCGAAAGCCTGGGCGAGGGTTTCGGAAAGTCGCCGCGCAAGGACGTCGCCCTGCTGCTCGATCCATTGCGTCCGCGCCTGGCGCAAGCTCTCCTCATGCGCGGCCTGCTGCTGTTCGAGGGCGGCGGCGAGCTCTTCATCGAAGGCGCTTCGCAGCGCCTCGAGATCGACGGAAGGAGGCGCGACAGATTCGGGCGCGGGCTCTTCGCCCAGCCCCTCTATAGACGGCTCGAACAATGTCTCGAGGATCGGCGTCGGCGGGGGCAGCCGAGGCGGCTCGTCGAAGCGCAGGAGATAGGCGGAAACGTCGTGAATGTTCATGGCGCGGCCTTAAGACCTCATCCATTGCTTCATGATCGCGGCGGCGTGGGCGTCGTCCTGCTCGATCAAGCGCTCGAGCTTTTTGCGCGCGCTCTCCTTCGCCGCTTCGACGATTCCTTCGAAGAGCGCCGAGCCCGGCAACAGGCCTTCGTCGGGGATTTGAAGCATCGGCGGCGAGTCGAAAGCGGGTTCAATGGCGAGCGGCGGTTCGGGCGGCGTGAGCGGCGCGATCCCTGGCGACGCCAAAGGCGGCGGCTCGATGCGCTCCTGCGCCAGCGGCGCCTCGGCCAGCAGCGCGCGACGCGCGGGCGCCAGGCCAAAGATCACGATGACCGCCGCAATGCCGATCGCCGTCAGCGCATTGATAATCGCGCCGAGATGGCTGCGGAGCGTGGCGACGAAGCCCGGATTTTCTTCCGGCGTCATTTCGTGCTCGTTGAACATGAAATCGACCGCCGACACTTTGAGCGCGTCGCCGCGCTCCTTGCTCAGCCCCGCGGCGGAGGACACGAGCATTTCAATCTCCTTGAGCTGCCTTTCCACGATTTCAGGCTTCGGCGGCTCCTTGCCTGGCTCGGCGAAAGCGGAGCGATTGATCAGCACGGCGACCGAGAGGCGCTCGATCGTGTACCCGCCGCTTACCGTCGTCACCGTCTTGGACGAGAGTTCGTAATTGGTGAGCTCCTCGCTTTTCTTGCTCTCGTCGTTCGACTGCTTCGTATCGCCGCCGCTGGCGCCGTTTTGCGGGATGTTGCGCTCGACGGTCGTGGACTGCGCGCCGCTGTTGTTTTGCGACTGCGCCGTTTCCTTCACGGTGCGGGTCGAGCGCTCGACGCGCGACTCCGGATCGAAGATCGTCTCATTGGTCTGCTTACGATCGGTGTTGACGCGCGTGCGCACGCTCACTTGAAAATTGGGGAGCCTCAGGTAAGGCGTGAGCGTTCGTCGGATATTGTCCTGTATGTCTTTTGAAATGCTCTTCTCCAGCGCCAGCGTCTTCACCGGAACGGCGTCGGTCGCTTCGCCATCGGAGGATGAGAGGATCATGCCGTCCGTGTTGAGCACCGTCACTTGATCGACCGTCATGCCGGGCAGCGACGAGGCGACGAGATGACGGATGGCCTGAGCAGCGCTGGAATCGTCG
Proteins encoded in this window:
- a CDS encoding flagellar hook-length control protein FliK, whose amino-acid sequence is MTNPLSDAMGSAMLSLLQAGRIAPDSGANPQDAPAGGDFGRLLDNLSDKTDAPPADAEEEMAAPLTNASPFSLRFLLTADASPETAAAIPLVDAALAAPIESAPSHEEEDGRAAQEARAEGPQGVFLAPAAPLPPLQTPPPPPPPATAQLSAAQPGSAEAPDAAAVAPAPARALAQPLAAQQLAPAPQSVAQPTSRSAAFLSPPAPPASGASPSGTDAGAAREPSLDHVQGPAVAIPDKQRRLQDAGDIATPRELSEPRQDGGEGRETPNVSSSDAREDRAAAAPVEGISIKLAPSSELAPSPLLKINVGEIVTHLPVVVAQTLVASPGADSAGADASAAGHTAAPTFEKPAEVVKILRFQVEPAALGTIAVRMRVTHAKVEIQLDAESPRTSTLLMDARDNLTSAIGETGMTLESFKVNLSPPVSAAASGQDRAGVDDQTARFASQRGFDNDQRSDQRRQHQSPARQRQRRDETPAQTGPLGVIL
- the fliF gene encoding flagellar basal-body MS-ring/collar protein FliF; translation: MDHLSLFFDNLKALGGKKLAALGLIFALVIGIVSAAAYYLSRPAFEVLYAGLDREDVSRIGAALKASNIAFDVSPEGNAVSVPYGQTAQARMLLAERGLPQSANAGYELFDKVGALGLTSFMQEVTRVRALEGELARTIQLIRGVKAARVHIVMPDEGSFRRAKQPPSASVIIRTEGPDDSSAAQAIRHLVASSLPGMTVDQVTVLNTDGMILSSSDGEATDAVPVKTLALEKSISKDIQDNIRRTLTPYLRLPNFQVSVRTRVNTDRKQTNETIFDPESRVERSTRTVKETAQSQNNSGAQSTTVERNIPQNGASGGDTKQSNDESKKSEELTNYELSSKTVTTVSGGYTIERLSVAVLINRSAFAEPGKEPPKPEIVERQLKEIEMLVSSAAGLSKERGDALKVSAVDFMFNEHEMTPEENPGFVATLRSHLGAIINALTAIGIAAVIVIFGLAPARRALLAEAPLAQERIEPPPLASPGIAPLTPPEPPLAIEPAFDSPPMLQIPDEGLLPGSALFEGIVEAAKESARKKLERLIEQDDAHAAAIMKQWMRS
- a CDS encoding flagellar motor protein MotB, with protein sequence MSHNGPPIIVKKKVEAEEEHHGGVWKLAFADFMTAMMAFFLVMWLINSTSKETKAVIVQYFNPLQLVDVTKAHKGLRDPATGSEGKSAINPPVPQKQGNGEPKDSEAALQRDPLQALDAIAQEEPRPNARPASAPRDPFDRSLKKEMRPAAESGPAEDPLSHEKPNPKQSPAAAGEAAAMASALQTDIEKIAAQEAHAPKVEVKQTDEGLLISLTDDANFSMFDVGSIKPKPQLVRIIGEIGKILAARKGAVELRGHTDARSYMGKNYDNWRLSSDRATVVNYMLVRGGLPAARVERIIGFAERRPKNAKDPLSPVNRRIEILLRGAER
- a CDS encoding transglycosylase SLT domain-containing protein; the protein is MIRASRETDVPLAVLYAVALTETGQRGALHAYAMNIHGRPSFNATLADALSTFDQARRQGESLVDIGCMQINYRYHGKQFASVEEMFDPGKNVDYAARFLASLHKKEGSWTATVARYHAGPGNAPAQRTYVCAVIRNMVASGFGAWTEAAMAFCGP
- the motA gene encoding flagellar motor stator protein MotA, translating into MSFVIGLIVTMGCMLGGFAALGGHLIVLWQPWEFVIIMGSALGTFIVANPIKVIKDTGKAIVQAILEKTPKRRDYLDILGLLHALMRELRSKSRTEVEGHIDAPNESALFTAFPNVLKNPEITTFICDYCRLYIIGNVKTFEIEALIDEEISAIKQDKLKPYHALTAIGDGLPALGIVAAVLGVIKAMGALDQSPELLGGLIGAAMVGTFAGIFVSYGIMTPLAYKVKVARTKDCHVFLIIKQTLLAFMNGALPQVAIEHGRKSIPAYDRPSIDEVENETINGGAAAAEAA